In the Streptomyces sp. SJL17-4 genome, GATACAGATCCGGTCCTGCTCGGAGTAGGCGATCATCTCGCCCACGAAGAAACCGTTGTTGAGGATGTTGTGGTGGGAGAGCGTGGCCCCCTTGGGGAAGCCCGTGGTCCCCGAGGTGTACTGGATGTTGACGGGCTCGTCGCAGGAGAGCGGCTCGGGGCGGAGCTCTCCCGGCGTACGGGCGAGGAAGGCGTCCCAGCCCGGGTCGCCGAAGTACACCGCCTCGCGCAACTCGGGGCATTGGGACCGGACTTGCTCGACCATCGCCCGGTAGTCGCTCGTCTTGTGCGCGAGCGTGGCGAACAGCAGGGTGATCCCGGCCTGGTTGAGGACATACGCCAACTCGTGGGGACGGTAGGCGGGGTTGATGTTGACCATGACCGCGCCGATCCGGGCGGTGGCGTACTGCACGAGGACCCACTCGGCGCAGTTGACCGCCCAGATGCCGACCCGGTCGCCCTTCCGCACCCCGCTGCCGAGCAGGGACCCGGCCAACCGGTCGACGTCGGCGCCGAATTGCGCGTACGTCCAGCGGCGTCCGGTGGGCACGTCGACGAGCGCCTCCCGGTCCGGCCAGGCGGCGACGGCCCTGTCCAGGTTGGCGCCGATGGTGTCGCCGAGGAGCGGGGTCTCCGACACCCCGTGGGCGTAGGAGAGTTCCTTGTCACCGTTCACGCGAGGTCTCCTTCCACGAATTCCCTGCCGCCGCCCTCGGCGGTCAGCCGGCGCAGTTCCACCCGCCGGATCTTGCCGGAGACGGTCTTGGGTAGTTCGGCGAACTCGATCCGACGGACCCGCTTGTACGGGGCGAGGACCGCGCGCGAGTGGGCGAAGAGGGCCTTCGCGGTCTCCGCGTCGGGCTCCCAGCCGGCCGCGAGGACGACGTACGCCTTCGGGACGGCGAGCCGCAGCGGATCGGGGGCGGGGACGACGGCCGCCTCGGCGACGGCCTCGTGCTCCAGGAGCGCGCTCTCCAGCTCGAAGGGGCTGATCTTGTAGTCGGAGGCCTTGAAGACGTCGTCGGCGCGCCCGATGTAGGTGATGTACCCCTCGGCGTCCCGGGAGCCGATGTCACCGGTGCGGTAGTGGCCGTCGGCCATCGCCTCCGCCGTACGCTCCGGGTCGCCGTGGTAACCGGTCATCAGGCCCACCGGGTTGGTGGACAGGTCGAGGCAGATCTCGCCCTCCTCCACGTCCCCCTGTCCGCTCACCGGGTCGACGAGGGTGACCCGGAAGCCGGGGCTCGGGCGCCCCATGGAGCCCTCTTTGAGCCGCTGGCCTGGGCTGTTCGAGACCTGGACGGCGGTCTCGGTCTGGCCGAAGCCGTCCCGGATGGTGACGCCCCAGGCGCGCCGTACCGACTCGATGACCTCGGGGTTCAGCGGTTCGCCGGCGGCGACGACCTCGCGCGGCGGGGTCTTCAACTGGCCGAGGTCGGCCTGGATCAGCATCCGCCACACGGTCGGCGGAGCACAGAAGCTGGTGACGCCGTTGCGCTCCATCTCGCTCATCAGCCGGGCCGGGTCGAAGCGCGTGTAGTTGTGGATGAAGACGGTCGCCTCGGCGTTCCACGGGGCGAAGAGGTTGGACCAGGCGTGCTTGGCCCAGCCGGGCGAGGAGATGTTGAGGTGCACGTCACCGGGCTTGAGACCGATCCAGTACATCGTCGAGAGGTGCCCGACCGGGTACGAGGTGTGGGTGTGCTCGACCAGCTTGGGGCGGGCGGTCGTGCCGGAGGTGAAGTACAGCATGAGGGTGTCGTCGGCGAGGGTGACGCCCTCGGGCTCGAACACCTCGGACTCGCGGGCGGCGTGCTCGTACCCCAGCCAGCTCACCCCGTCGCCGCCGACCGCGATCCGGGTGTACTCCCCCGGGACCTCGTCGAACTTGGCGGTGTCCTCGGCGCGCACGATGACATGCCGGGCGCGGCCCCGGTCGACGCGGTCGCGGAGGTCGGCGGGGCCGAGGAGCGGGGTGGCGGGGATGACGACGGCGCGCAGCTTCATGGCGGCGAGCACGGTCTCCCACAGCTCGACCTGGTTGCCCAGCATCACGATGATCCGGTCGCCGGGGCGGACGCCCTGGGCGCGCAGCCAGTTCGCGACGCGGTTGGAGCGCGCGGACATCTCCGCGAAGCTGACCTTCGTCTCCTCGCCGTCCTCCTCCACGAGGTGCAGCGCGGTCCGGGCGTTGCCCTCGGCGATGACGTCGAACCATTCGAGCGCCCAGTTGAACCGGTCGGACCGGGGCCAGGCGAAACCCTCGTAGGCCGCCTCGTAGTCCTCGCGGTGCTGGAGCAGGAAGTCCCGGGCGGCCCGGAACCTCTCCGTCGCACTGGTCGCTCTCTGCGCCGTCATACGTCCTCCTCGTTGCGGGACCGGTCCCGGACATCGTGTAATCAGTGACCCAGGTCTCACTACCCCCGTTCGGGGGTGAAGGAGTGGTTCCGTGCCCGAGCAGAGGGAAACGGCCGAGCTGCGCGCGGCGCTGCTGCGCCTGCGCCGGGGCAGCGGACTGCCCGTGGTCTTCGGCGGGCTGCTCCAGGACGGGCGGGCGATGCGGATCGGCGAGACCTGCGGGGCGGTGACGCCGGCGCTGCACGGCCTGACGATCTCGACCGGCTCGGGCCTGGGCGGGAAGTGCCTCGCCCTGTCGCGGCC is a window encoding:
- a CDS encoding AMP-binding protein encodes the protein MTAQRATSATERFRAARDFLLQHREDYEAAYEGFAWPRSDRFNWALEWFDVIAEGNARTALHLVEEDGEETKVSFAEMSARSNRVANWLRAQGVRPGDRIIVMLGNQVELWETVLAAMKLRAVVIPATPLLGPADLRDRVDRGRARHVIVRAEDTAKFDEVPGEYTRIAVGGDGVSWLGYEHAARESEVFEPEGVTLADDTLMLYFTSGTTARPKLVEHTHTSYPVGHLSTMYWIGLKPGDVHLNISSPGWAKHAWSNLFAPWNAEATVFIHNYTRFDPARLMSEMERNGVTSFCAPPTVWRMLIQADLGQLKTPPREVVAAGEPLNPEVIESVRRAWGVTIRDGFGQTETAVQVSNSPGQRLKEGSMGRPSPGFRVTLVDPVSGQGDVEEGEICLDLSTNPVGLMTGYHGDPERTAEAMADGHYRTGDIGSRDAEGYITYIGRADDVFKASDYKISPFELESALLEHEAVAEAAVVPAPDPLRLAVPKAYVVLAAGWEPDAETAKALFAHSRAVLAPYKRVRRIEFAELPKTVSGKIRRVELRRLTAEGGGREFVEGDLA